The proteins below are encoded in one region of Aequorivita iocasae:
- a CDS encoding MGMT family protein translates to MAHEGFFEKVYEIAKLIPYGRVTSYGAIANYLGASGSARMVGWAMNGSVKKDVPAHRVVNRNGLLTGKHHFQGTNLMQQLLESEGVEVVENKIQNFEKYFWDPMKEL, encoded by the coding sequence ATGGCCCATGAAGGTTTTTTTGAAAAAGTCTATGAAATAGCAAAATTAATTCCTTATGGAAGAGTGACATCCTATGGCGCAATCGCAAACTATCTGGGCGCCTCGGGAAGTGCCAGAATGGTAGGCTGGGCAATGAACGGAAGTGTAAAAAAAGATGTTCCGGCACATAGGGTTGTAAACCGAAATGGCTTGCTAACAGGTAAACATCATTTTCAAGGCACAAATTTGATGCAGCAACTTTTAGAGAGTGAGGGTGTTGAAGTTGTGGAAAATAAAATACAAAATTTTGAGAAGTATTTTTGGGACCCAATGAAGGAACTCTGA
- a CDS encoding lysine transporter LysE, whose translation MYAAKISMKEGRKRGLLFSVGVCITVMLQTYIALIFARYIGKHPEIVSMLQKVALGIFISLTIYFIFIAKDTRREFRDHGENSKKNRFFLGIFIAMLNLLPLPYWMYLSITFSAFGAFSFTQPQLLVAVIASGIGTFSSLALYVQFFRPKEDSRKLKLNMNYVIGLVTAVISIITFFKILRQI comes from the coding sequence ATGTACGCTGCCAAGATAAGCATGAAAGAAGGCAGGAAGAGAGGCCTGCTTTTTTCAGTAGGTGTGTGCATTACCGTTATGTTGCAAACATACATAGCTTTGATTTTTGCACGCTATATAGGCAAACATCCCGAGATTGTAAGTATGCTTCAAAAGGTGGCTTTGGGCATTTTCATAAGCCTTACCATTTACTTTATTTTTATAGCAAAAGATACGCGCAGGGAATTTCGCGACCACGGCGAAAACTCAAAAAAAAATCGTTTCTTTTTAGGAATTTTTATAGCAATGCTCAACCTGCTTCCATTGCCATACTGGATGTACCTCAGCATTACTTTTTCAGCCTTTGGCGCATTTTCTTTTACACAACCGCAACTTTTGGTAGCTGTTATAGCTTCTGGCATAGGCACTTTTTCGAGCCTTGCACTATATGTGCAGTTCTTTAGGCCAAAAGAAGATTCTCGAAAACTAAAGTTAAATATGAATTATGTTATTGGGCTGGTTACAGCGGTCATTTCCATAATTACATTCTTCAAAATTTTAAGACAGATCTAA